DNA sequence from the Orcinus orca chromosome 2, mOrcOrc1.1, whole genome shotgun sequence genome:
ATTACAAAGAGATGTGGCTGCCATCTTGACTTTGGTCACGTAAACAACACGGGATTAGATTAACCTCAAATTCATAGGACGCAATCGCAAACGTCCAGGTTGAGGGACGGAAGTGGGGCCGGCCATCTTTCAGAAGGGCGTGACTGGATGAAAACCTGTTCTAAACCGGTAGCGGTAAatcagccccgccccgccccgcccggtgTCCTAGCAACACTTACATCACTACTGCTTCAGCAGTCTGTTAACGCGACTGAAGTTGCCATTTTGTGTAAGGGCACTCTAATACTGGGTAAAATAATGATCTACGCTGAGGCCATTTTCCTATGAAGTTAGTAAAACCACAGTAGTTTGTGCTAAAAAGCGCAACAAAATAAGAGCGCTATACTGCTTGTTGTTTGATAACATCAGTCGCGCACGCTACCCACGTTCTCTAACAGTAACCAATTTTTAAGATTCAGCATTGTCTTTACTCCCACCCTCTGGTGGAAATTCTACTGAGTAATGAATTGACCAAAAGGCAgaagaataaagaaggaaaagcaaagggCCCAGTTAATCCAGACTGGGTTCGCAATTCAGCTCCTGAATAACTGAGTCAATAGTAATTTACCATTTCAGAGCCCGGAGGAGAGTTGAGGCTCCATAAAGATGTACAAAGAGGTTTTCTGACTTAAGCTAGCTAAGACAAGCTCTTGTTCAGGAATGTGCTGTATTCCattgtttcttcctctcttcacCCACCTTCATTTTTCAACCCTTTTGGGAGCCATAACAAGCAAGGAAGTGGGCAAGTGTATGAAATGTTGCCTCCTGCTTTATGGTTCTATGAAGACAGCATCTGCCCTTCCTTGTTGGATTCCAGCAGCAACATCCATCAATATCtaaattcctgggcttccctcgtggcgcagtggttgagaatccgcctgccaatgcaggggacacgagttcgatccctggtccgggaagatcccacatgccgtggagcagctgagcacatgcaccacaactactgaggctgtgctctagagcccgtgagccacaactactgagcccgcgtgctgcaactactgaagcacgtgcttagagcctgtgctccgcaacaagagaagccaccacaatgagaagcccgcgcaccacaacgaagggtagcccccgctcaccgcaactagagaaagcccgtgtgcagcaacgaacactcagcacagccaaaaataaatttattaaaaaaaatacatatatatatatatctaaattCCTCTTTCCTCTGATGCCCAActcagcccctcctcctcccaacaGACTCTGAGAGTGTTGTATTTTTAATGCTGAAATTTGGCAACTCTTTCCAAACCCAACCATCAGAATGTAATGAAGCAGAAGATCTTTCTGTGGCTCTCACACTTGGATGGTGTGGAAAATGCAGAGTGCCTCTGTTTACCAAGCATGTATTATTTTGCAGTCACTCCTGCAATGCAACTAATCCTCCTGACTTCTCTCAGTGGTTCTTTCCCTCTGCCACTAATGCTGTCTGCCTCTCTTAAGGCACTTTCACATTTTACCtggttataaatatacatttatctcCCACTGGATTGTGAGCTTTTAAAGACAGGCAtttctcgggaattccctggcggtccagtggttaggactccacactttcagcGCCAGGGCctcaggttcaattcctggtcagggaactaagatcccacaagctgcacggcatggccaaaaaaacccaacaactgtAAAGACAGGCATTTCTCTACTATTTATCTCTGTGCCCGCTGTGTGCTTAATACACGTTTGCAaaatgaacacatgaaagaatgacaATAATGTTCTTCCAGTCACAGAGGCTTGAAGCCCTGGCTCATCTTGACAACTCCCCTTCCTTTACTCCACGTCCACTAGGTTGCCAAGTCCTGTTCATTCTCCCTCTACAGTGCTtctcacattctttttcattgcaaCTGATACCGCCTTTGGCTTCTTATCTCCTCACTCCTGAATTACTGAAATATTCTCCTGATTTTTCTGGGTACAAACTATATCTCTAATTTATTCTGCGCAGCACCAGATtgattttcctgaaacatcttgaTCTTATCATTTGCCTGCTTAAAAATGGTCTGTAAGGTTCAGCTCCTCAGCATGCATTCAAGGCCTTCCATAATCTGTTCCCAATTTACCTTACATTAGTTCTCTGCTCCAAGGTCCCACTCAGGGAGACCTCAAAGAGGAGAGGTACAAATGATCAGTgctgctgttggtgggaatataaattggtgcagtcactatggagaatagtatggaggttcctcaaaaaaaaaaattaaaaatagaactaccatatgacctagtaaTCCCAtgtctgggtatttatccaaaggaaatgaaatcattatctcgTAGAGATagctgcaccccaatgttcattgcagcattattcacaactgccaagacatggaaacaatatCCATCATCAATGGATGAACGCATAAAGTGTTATATATGtggtggaacattattcagccataaaaaagaaggaaatcctgccatctgtgacaacTTGGATGAAACCTGAGGGCATTATTGCCAAGGGCAagaagtcagatggagaaaaacaaatactgtatgatcttacttatatgtagAGTCTAACAAAGCCAAACTTTTAGAAACAGatagtagattggtggttgccagaggctcaGGGTTGGAGAAAATGAGATGTTGGTCAaaagtgtacaaacttccagtcataagaggaataagttctgggaatctaatgtacagcatggcaactatagttaacaatactcttgtatacttgaaagttgccaagagagtagatcttaaatgttcttatcataacaacaacaaaaatggtaaTCAAGTAAGGTGAAGGATTTAACTTACCTTATGGTGTAAACATTTTgcaatacacagacacacacacagaggtatcaaatcatcatattgtacaccttaaacttacgcAATGCTATACGTccattgtatctcaataaagcaggggttgggggaagaaaGCAATGATAAGTGCTGTAGTTCAGAGGTGAGAGAGTTTGGTATAGATTGGGGTGAGGTTGGGGGTCCAGGAAGGCTTTGCCAAGGAGGTCTGGATCATTTCCTTAAATATCACTTAGATCCCCTTTCTTCTCAAACTCACAGTCTCTCCTCTCTCGGCCCGGATCTGGGAAGTATTTTCAGAATAGGTGGTACTTAAGCCAGACTTGGAAAGATAGGATTCAAAAAGAtgaaggggaggtgggagatgtgTTAGGAATTGCGTGAAAAGAGGTTGTGGTGGATGGATTAGGAATGGACCACAATGGGCCTTAAATGCCAGCCTAGGGTGGACAACAGTGAAAGCCCGGCATcccaaccactaggccaccagggaacgcCCATGGCAATCTCTTCTGACTGTGCCATTGCACTGACTTGTCTCCACCTTTCCCTAGGCTGGCAGCCCtttcagggcaggggcagggccttATTTATCTTTGTGCACCCAGTGCCCCCCACAAGAAACCCCAGAGGAACCCAGCTCTGCTCCTTCCACTGGTGCCCCCTTTCCTTTTCAGTTTCCCAGCCACCACCCAACTCCAGGTGCTCGGAGGATGACAGACAGGAGACTCCTTGGATGACGCTCGGGTGTGTCATGGGCAGCGTCTCCCCAGCGCTGGAGACTCTACTGGCCTCGCTCTGTCTCCCCTCAGCAGTCCTCTGAGGGAGAGGGCGCTGCTCCATCAGCCAGTCCCAAAGCCTGGTTTGGGGTTAGGGAGAAGGGAAGCCACGGATCACACGCCTTCCCAGCTGGTTCTGGCCGcagcccagctcctccctgctctctctcttcctccgcCTGACCCAGCTCACAAATCCCTGCTTTGTTCCTTCCAACCTTCGCTGGACCCCAGGGATGGCTCTGCAGGATGTGTGCAAGTGGCAGGCCCCCGACACCCAAGAAGCCTCACCTCACCTGCCTCAGGCTGGTGGCTGGGCTGTGCCCCAGGGCTGGGACCCTCAAACCTTCCTGCAAATCCATGGCCCCAGGCTGGCCCATGGTACCACGACCCTGGCTTTCCGCTTCCGTCATGGAGTCATCGCTGCGGCTGACACGCGGTCCTCCTGTGGTGACTACGTGGCCTGTCCAGCCTCACGCAAGGTCATCCCTGTGCATCAGCACCTCCTGGGCACCACCTCTGGCACCTCGGCCGACTGCGCCACATGGTACCGGGTGCTACAGCGGGAGCTGCGGCTGCGGGCACTGAGGGAGGGTCAGCTGCCCAGCGTGGCCGGCGCCGCCAGACTCTTATCAGTCATGATGTCGCGCTATCGGGGGCTGGATCTGTGCGTGGCCACTGCCCTGTGCGGCTGGGACCGTTCCGGCCCTGCCCTCTTCTACGTCTACAGCGACGGCACCTGCCTGCAGGGGGACATCTTCTCGGTGGGCTCTGGATCTCCCTATGCCTATGGTGTGCTAGATGGCGGCTACCACTATGACATGAGCACCCAGGAAGCCTATGCCCTGGCCCGCCGTGCTGTGGCCCATGCCACCCACCGTGATGCCTACTCGGGGGGCTCCGTGGACCTCTTCCATGTGCGGGAGAGTGGATGGGAATATGTGTCCCGCAACGATGCCTGGGTGCTGTACTCGGAACTGCGGaagctcccagggctggggccaGAGCAGGAACAGGAGGAGGAGGCCACCCCGGACAGAGCCGGTGAAGGCGGAGAACCGTCTGTGGCACCAGCCCCGGGGGACTCGAGGATGCCCGCAGAGGCGCTGTGAGCAGCAGCAGGACCTGGGGGCCCAGCCCCGGGAGTGGGTGGCAGATGGGGCCGCAGTGGGGGCAGACTCATGGCGTCTGGCTCCTGCTCTCGTGGGTTGCCGGCTTCATTTGTTGCAAGTCTCCATCCCTTTCTCCTCCCGGAGCCATTGAGGCTCTCTCCGACATGTTCCTGTTGGCGCCCAATAGATTGATCCAGCCTCCTTCTCAGCACCGAGTCCTCTTTCAGCAAGTACTTATTGCGCACCGGCTGCACGCCAGATGCTGTGCTAGGTGCTAGACCCTCTTTTCTTGCCATCCTCCTTTCTGCTTTTTCCCCTCCTATCCCCAGTCTCTCTTCCTCTCGTTTTAGTCCTTAGTTCAGCTTCAGAGTCTTCGCCACTTTCTCACCTTGGTGAGTGGAGATGGCTGGAGGAGAATGAAGTGGGGAGAATGAAGTAGCCCAGCGGGCCCAGGCTGGCAGAGGAGACAGTGCAGCATGTACACCTGGGGGTGGCCATGGGCTTCCCacatctgtttttcttctctgcccccctccccgacCTGACCCTAATGACCATGATGCAAACCCCTTTCCAGAACGCAGTTTTCATGATAACTCTTTGAGGTAAAAATGATCCTCACttgacagaagaggaaacaggttcGAAGGGTTATGTGACTTGCCCTAGGTCACACAGTCAGTGCAGAGATGATGCTGGGGTGCAGGCCTTCCGCTCCAGAGCTGTGGTCCTTCAGCTCAGTTTCTCTCCCAGGGCCTCTTCCTGCCAGGCGTCTGGGGAGTGACGTGGGGAAGAGAGCAGCTGGGCCGTGCCCCTGCCTGGTGGCCGGGGAAGGAGGAACCCAGAGGAGCCCGAGGGCCTGGAGGGCTGAGCCCCCTCTACCCCCGCTTGTCAGGACCTGAGCCATCGCCCCAGGCACCTCCCCTGTCCCTTGCACTCTGGCTTCCAGGCATGTCATGGCCGTTGCCCAACTTCTCCTCCTGCTGTCCCTTTGCCTTCTCTCCAGCCTCTCTTTCCAGTAGCTCCCTCTGGgcatgaagaaaagagagaagcgTCTGTGCTAGTGGGAACTGCTGGGTTAGCACATCCTTTCCCACCCCCCGTCCCCTTGCCGCTCCCTTGTAAGCCCTGACTTGGCGATGCAGGCTGACAGCTCCAGGAGGGatgcctccccaccctcccctccccaggccaaGTGAGGGAGGAAAGCACGGTCAGCCTAGGAGGTGGCACCTGAAGATTCCTGAATCTTCTTTCTCTATCCCACTCCTACAGCTTCCAGTCCCAAGATGAACAATACCTTTCCTCCCTCCTGGacacccctcctcccagcctccagcccagTCGTGAGCCCCAAGCCTGCACCTCAGGCTAAGAATTCCTCCAGGCAGGAGCTGGCCAGACAGAGGAGCCCCAGCAGACTCTGGCTTTCAGGGGAtgatgggagaggagggaagaaagctGAGGGAGTCCCAGGAGGGAAAGCAGTAGGGGAGGGGGGGGGAAATGGTCAGGGGAAGGGGGGCCGCAGAAAGGTGCCCAGTACAGGAAGACCAGGCTTCGAGCCAGGGTCTGGGAATCTGGCTGGTGGCCTCCATAGCAATTCTTCATCCCTCACCCACTCCTCAGCCTCAGGGGAGGAGGTGCAGGACACTGGCAATGATCACTAGAGGTCAAGGACCCCAGGCCAGCTTGGTCCTGGAGGAACACAGGAGGAAGGGCAGCTTTTGCCCAGGGTTCAAGTGTTTGATTGACGCAGACATAAGAGGGGGCACCTCCACATGCAGAGGTGAGTGTGGGTCTGTGACCTGTTGTATGTGAGTGATCCAGGATAGGCGATGCATGTGCAGTTCCTATGTGCAGAGACAGGAAACAGGCTGGAAGTTATCAGGGAGAAAGACGGGCCTTATCACTTCTTTTGGGGAAAAGAGGTCCagagtggggtggggcagggctcaCCCCACTGGTTCGATACTTCTGCATCCTCCCACCCCTGTCCTGAAGCCCCAGGGGTGagaaaaggcagggagggaggggcgggctAGCTTGCGGTTGCCACTTGAGCCCAGCCCAAGGCTCCCTGAGAACCACATGCGGCTCACCCCCTGGaacactctgtgcccctcctctTCCCATTAATCAGGGAAGGAGGATTAAACCCAGATAGGGAGGGCATAACAGGGGGGGAGCCCCACTCTTCTTGCGTCTCCTCCCAtcacctctccctttctctctctcttttccttccatgGTTctgcccttcttccctccctttgaCGGATTCGGTGTTTCCAATGGTGAGGTATTTAAGACCAGAGATAAGCCTGAGGGTCTAGCTGAAAAGCCTGTTTCCCTACattgttgttttccttgaagcttAATGAGCTGGGGAGGACCTCAGGAGGGTGTTAAggagggctgggagaggaggcaAAGGCCTGCATCCCACTTCAATGCACCCCTCCTCGCCCAGGGGCGGCCCACGAGTCAAtccctccttctctccacttACTCCTGGAGGCTTGAAGCAGACATCAGGGGAGACCAAAGGTGTGGATCTAGCTCTGAACAGGAAGACTCGTCCTTGTGGCTCCCTGCTTGGAGTGCTGCCTCCTAATCGTCTCCC
Encoded proteins:
- the PSMB11 gene encoding proteasome subunit beta type-11, whose protein sequence is MALQDVCKWQAPDTQEASPHLPQAGGWAVPQGWDPQTFLQIHGPRLAHGTTTLAFRFRHGVIAAADTRSSCGDYVACPASRKVIPVHQHLLGTTSGTSADCATWYRVLQRELRLRALREGQLPSVAGAARLLSVMMSRYRGLDLCVATALCGWDRSGPALFYVYSDGTCLQGDIFSVGSGSPYAYGVLDGGYHYDMSTQEAYALARRAVAHATHRDAYSGGSVDLFHVRESGWEYVSRNDAWVLYSELRKLPGLGPEQEQEEEATPDRAGEGGEPSVAPAPGDSRMPAEAL